From Stenotrophomonas maltophilia, a single genomic window includes:
- a CDS encoding fimbrial protein: protein MLAPFAAQACTSAHAGASTSIRIDAWDDIDEGVVVSPWMHSGNATYLLGCNASELIPVDVSAAMPGLEFVRNVTVDGETFPAFGMRGKPKTPLLIFQYAVGNASGGNRFMPFNPQTGLQFSGAGWSGSTRWSWVRMAAVSRGGEMEALPTTVVGEITYSTPSYPALVKKDNYNVTATLKTKTCRLTATAVTLQDVDIADLPAEGSTAREREFTVPMNCNGAFPMYLALTDANAPGNTGSRLTPTGNATAGAVRVQLLLEGNPVVLGQRWSVPMSQNGSQDVTLGARYYRETGTLHGGVVEGQAVITATYR, encoded by the coding sequence GTGCTGGCGCCGTTTGCAGCGCAGGCCTGCACCAGTGCGCATGCCGGGGCCAGTACCAGCATCAGAATCGATGCGTGGGACGACATCGATGAAGGTGTCGTTGTCAGTCCCTGGATGCATTCAGGCAACGCCACCTATCTGCTTGGTTGCAACGCCAGTGAACTGATACCCGTTGATGTCTCAGCGGCAATGCCCGGACTGGAGTTTGTCCGGAACGTCACTGTGGATGGTGAGACCTTTCCGGCGTTCGGAATGCGCGGCAAGCCCAAAACCCCGCTGCTGATCTTCCAGTACGCGGTTGGCAACGCCAGCGGGGGAAATCGGTTCATGCCCTTCAACCCGCAGACCGGCCTGCAGTTTTCCGGTGCCGGCTGGAGCGGCAGCACTCGCTGGTCGTGGGTGCGCATGGCCGCAGTGTCCCGCGGCGGCGAGATGGAGGCGTTGCCGACCACTGTTGTCGGAGAGATCACCTATTCGACGCCGAGCTATCCTGCGCTTGTAAAGAAGGACAACTACAACGTTACCGCCACCCTGAAGACCAAGACCTGCAGACTCACGGCTACCGCTGTCACGCTGCAGGATGTGGACATTGCCGATCTGCCCGCGGAAGGCAGCACTGCCCGTGAGCGGGAGTTCACTGTCCCGATGAACTGCAACGGTGCATTCCCGATGTACCTGGCACTGACCGACGCCAACGCGCCGGGCAACACCGGCAGCCGTTTGACGCCCACCGGCAACGCCACGGCTGGGGCCGTACGCGTGCAGCTGCTGCTTGAGGGTAATCCGGTGGTGCTGGGGCAACGCTGGTCAGTGCCGATGAGCCAGAACGGTTCGCAGGATGTGACGCTGGGTGCACGCTACTACCGCGAGACGGGTACGCTGCACGGCGGTGTGGTGGAAGGGCAGGCGGTGATTACCGCTACCTACCGCTGA
- a CDS encoding autotransporter outer membrane beta-barrel domain-containing protein, which produces MRKLTSPPAYPRLPLAQAVLLAITTFAVGSAWAGDLDNQNATVAAGDPVEAWTLVNGSTLTGQNAQMNQIKAGDTSLVTLDGGTVTRAGTGASQQNSVSLSGDAVLRSTGTTFRGGAVNLLSGSAQAYLTSGQIIVTAADMLPTAGGSFGVDLSASGGNPYARLDSMRIHVEDAPSASSDINSGLGVRAQSGKIDIVNGSEVYGANVGAMLWGFNSAGGRVGLTVDNSILQSGRGAAIQVMPLTATDYDIAVRNNSRLVSGDGNLLLVGYRSPANPRTDVNFTVDDSRLAGNVTFDPTTVTNGSLDVVLRNKAQIDGRFNNVTTADIGSESTWLMTGDSTVGALTLGATGTVALGNGSTFNTLNVDSFTGSGGTLLFNTQLGDDTSATDKLIVAGDTSGQANVRVVNAGGAGAKTDKGIELIRVGGASNGQFDLQGRAVGGKYEYFLFKDATNGGWYLRSELATVPDPCVVDPTLPQCKPIVDPVDPVDPVDPTPVLRPETGAYLANQFAVDQLLRHGWRDRQGGSFSDDGVRGWARVDANQSKLGAVNDQLDLRVDRSRVQLGADMGVFDNGRGRLGVMGTLAQSSATSRSELTGYSAKGKVEGGALGVYGSWNNDALYVDASVQRGQFRNRVQGEGLAEERYDSDIWQSALEAGYRIGIGQIGSTAVSLQPELQLIYTNSSTDRHEETNGTVVRALDNNGLSGRLGLRLQGEGHSTTGASVSPYVVANWYRDGANNGIAFDDEVLKAGIPRNRYELSAGARVQFRSGLSAWGGFGVMRGDHGYRETTANLSVAYKW; this is translated from the coding sequence ATGCGAAAGCTTACGTCCCCCCCTGCGTACCCGCGCCTTCCCCTGGCTCAGGCCGTACTGCTGGCCATCACCACGTTTGCGGTGGGCTCTGCATGGGCTGGCGACCTGGACAATCAGAACGCAACCGTCGCCGCCGGCGATCCGGTCGAAGCGTGGACGCTGGTCAATGGCTCAACCTTGACCGGGCAGAACGCGCAGATGAATCAGATCAAGGCCGGGGACACCTCGCTGGTGACGCTGGATGGCGGCACCGTAACCCGAGCGGGCACCGGCGCTTCGCAGCAGAACTCAGTGAGTCTGTCTGGCGATGCGGTCCTGCGATCCACTGGCACGACGTTCCGCGGCGGCGCAGTCAACCTGCTGAGCGGAAGCGCTCAGGCGTACCTGACCAGTGGGCAGATCATCGTCACTGCGGCAGACATGTTACCCACTGCAGGCGGGTCATTTGGCGTGGATCTCAGTGCCAGTGGTGGAAACCCGTACGCAAGGCTGGATTCAATGCGTATCCATGTCGAGGACGCGCCCAGCGCCTCCAGTGACATCAACAGCGGCCTGGGTGTACGGGCACAGTCGGGCAAGATTGATATCGTCAACGGCTCTGAGGTATATGGCGCCAATGTCGGTGCCATGCTGTGGGGCTTCAACAGCGCCGGCGGCAGGGTTGGCCTGACCGTGGATAACTCCATCCTGCAGTCAGGCCGTGGGGCTGCCATCCAGGTCATGCCGCTCACCGCTACCGACTACGACATTGCGGTGCGTAACAATTCCAGGCTGGTGAGTGGTGACGGCAATCTTCTGCTGGTGGGTTATAGAAGCCCGGCCAATCCCCGCACCGACGTCAACTTCACCGTGGACGATTCGCGCCTGGCCGGCAACGTAACCTTCGACCCCACCACCGTCACCAACGGCTCGCTCGATGTAGTCCTGCGCAACAAGGCGCAGATCGACGGCCGCTTCAACAACGTCACCACGGCCGACATCGGCAGCGAAAGCACCTGGCTGATGACCGGCGACAGCACGGTCGGCGCGCTCACCCTGGGTGCCACCGGCACCGTCGCACTCGGCAACGGCAGCACGTTCAACACCCTCAACGTCGATAGCTTCACCGGCAGCGGCGGCACCCTGCTGTTCAACACCCAGCTGGGCGATGACACCTCGGCCACCGACAAGCTGATCGTGGCCGGCGATACCAGCGGCCAGGCCAATGTGCGCGTGGTCAATGCTGGCGGCGCCGGTGCCAAGACCGACAAGGGCATCGAGCTGATCCGCGTGGGCGGCGCGTCCAACGGCCAGTTCGATCTGCAGGGCCGCGCGGTGGGCGGAAAGTACGAGTACTTCCTGTTCAAGGACGCCACCAACGGCGGCTGGTACCTGCGCTCGGAGCTGGCCACGGTGCCGGACCCGTGCGTGGTTGACCCGACCCTGCCGCAGTGCAAGCCGATTGTGGATCCGGTGGACCCGGTTGATCCGGTGGACCCCACCCCGGTGCTGCGCCCGGAAACCGGTGCCTACCTGGCCAACCAGTTCGCGGTGGACCAGCTGCTGCGCCATGGCTGGCGCGACCGCCAGGGTGGCAGCTTCAGCGACGACGGCGTGCGTGGTTGGGCGCGCGTGGATGCCAACCAGAGCAAGTTGGGCGCGGTGAATGACCAGCTGGACCTGCGCGTGGACCGCTCACGCGTGCAGCTGGGTGCCGACATGGGCGTGTTCGACAACGGCCGCGGCCGTCTGGGCGTGATGGGTACCCTGGCGCAGTCCAGCGCGACCTCGCGTTCCGAGCTGACCGGCTACAGCGCCAAGGGCAAGGTGGAAGGCGGCGCTCTGGGCGTGTACGGCAGCTGGAACAACGATGCCCTGTACGTGGATGCCAGCGTGCAGCGCGGCCAGTTCCGCAACCGCGTGCAGGGCGAAGGCCTGGCCGAGGAGCGCTACGATTCGGATATCTGGCAGAGCGCGCTGGAAGCCGGCTACCGCATCGGCATCGGACAGATCGGCAGCACCGCCGTGAGCCTGCAGCCGGAACTGCAGTTGATCTACACCAACTCCAGTACCGACCGCCACGAAGAAACCAACGGCACCGTGGTGCGTGCGTTGGACAACAACGGCCTGTCCGGCCGCTTGGGCCTGCGCCTGCAGGGCGAGGGCCACAGCACCACCGGTGCATCGGTCAGCCCGTACGTGGTGGCCAACTGGTATCGCGATGGCGCCAACAACGGCATCGCCTTCGATGATGAAGTGTTGAAGGCCGGAATCCCGCGCAACCGCTATGAACTGAGTGCCGGTGCGCGCGTGCAGTTCCGCAGTGGGCTGAGTGCCTGGGGTGGCTTCGGTGTGATGCGCGGTGACCACGGCTACCGCGAGACCACTGCCAACCTGAGCGTGGCCTACAAGTGGTGA
- a CDS encoding autotransporter outer membrane beta-barrel domain-containing protein, with the protein MALVTALPTHAQQVVADGDQQTPAAGDYTTTEPVEPGNPAGYAFLAINGGQIQPAGAVNLRTEGLRAAAARAEGTGSFILLKDATVATLGDGAAGLSSANGGYVQASDISIETSGVAATGAEALDGLLALERAHIVTRGALSHGLSVAGGDAQIFDSVIEIAGSQANGLDINGGTLLAERVRIDIAGSGTGLWAAGSSTATLRSVQINGTGSGASGALVALGSKAVLEDVDIALTHDRSGSGLLVGGELEMRGGSVHAGGANASALSFATSGGGKATLDGVDLSGHFGINLTEGSELTLRNSHLQSQSIGIDINQRDGTATVSDSSITTRGSVGIRMLDNGELELTGSQVTSDGLHGQAVSVLGGKAHIASSALHTLGESGHGIFAEASIGRTPVVAVENTRVLTEGEMALGVIARSGAVVSLADSEIRTTGRESHGVLTGGNGEMSLTNTHVRSEGEGAWAAVVNDNGRLSIDGGSLVSAQHGGIWMRSSRDPGLTLANGAVVSGGNGIALALDAAVAGRFDVKLDGGAVMIGDIVITPEDEDAGLVPQSEVHVQLTNNAGWYGASHLVQGMALDGGSQWILNGNATVQELALRDSTLALSDGSGRFNVLTVDGDLHSEGSTFLFNGALAGDTSDIDRLHVRGDASGNASIVVNNIGGVGAATFDGISLIRIDGASLADYSLAGRAVGGAYEYFLFKGGLLDPNDGNWYLRSQWFDICEEDPNAPGCVVDPGPDPDPDPVDPIDPIDPIDPVDPVDPVTPPPVLRPEAGAYLANQSAAVNMFAHRLSDRMGAVAMSEERAAWARVARSNSDFTAVGGQLSVDGNTSVMQIGTDVWRRGNAALGVMLGSGRADNTVVSDLTGYSAKGRVRGTAVGVYGTWLQQADGSEGAYVDAQLQYGRFSNRVQGVALDQESYDSRMRSGSLEAGYTLNVWQGASSNVYVQPQMQLTYTDYSADRHVESNGTVVDGAEAGGLAGRVGVRAFGQHAGMARWCSRTWA; encoded by the coding sequence ATGGCCTTGGTTACTGCGCTTCCGACCCATGCCCAGCAGGTCGTCGCCGACGGCGATCAGCAGACGCCCGCTGCGGGCGATTACACGACGACTGAGCCGGTAGAGCCGGGCAACCCTGCCGGCTACGCATTCCTCGCCATCAATGGTGGTCAAATCCAGCCTGCGGGGGCAGTGAATCTTCGTACCGAAGGCCTGCGCGCAGCCGCAGCCCGTGCCGAGGGGACCGGCAGCTTCATTCTGCTGAAGGACGCTACGGTCGCCACGCTGGGTGATGGGGCTGCTGGGCTTTCCTCGGCCAACGGTGGCTATGTGCAGGCAAGCGACATCAGCATCGAGACATCCGGCGTAGCGGCGACTGGCGCCGAAGCGCTGGACGGCCTACTTGCCTTGGAGCGCGCCCACATCGTGACCCGTGGCGCACTGTCCCACGGCTTGTCTGTCGCTGGCGGCGACGCGCAGATCTTTGACAGCGTCATTGAAATTGCCGGCAGCCAAGCCAATGGATTGGATATCAATGGGGGCACGCTGCTTGCTGAAAGGGTGCGCATCGATATTGCTGGAAGCGGCACCGGACTGTGGGCAGCAGGTAGCAGCACGGCGACGCTGCGCTCGGTACAGATCAACGGCACGGGCTCGGGCGCATCCGGTGCGTTGGTGGCGTTGGGCAGCAAGGCGGTGCTTGAGGATGTGGATATCGCGCTGACGCACGACAGGTCCGGCAGCGGCCTGCTGGTGGGGGGCGAGCTGGAAATGCGTGGCGGCAGCGTGCATGCCGGAGGTGCCAATGCCAGTGCGCTGAGTTTTGCCACCAGTGGCGGTGGCAAGGCGACGCTGGATGGGGTAGACCTGTCCGGTCACTTCGGCATCAACCTGACCGAAGGCTCTGAGCTGACGCTTCGCAACAGCCATCTGCAGAGTCAGTCCATCGGCATCGACATCAATCAACGCGACGGCACTGCAACCGTAAGCGATTCATCGATCACTACGCGTGGTAGCGTTGGCATTCGAATGCTGGATAACGGCGAGCTGGAGTTGACCGGGTCGCAGGTCACCTCTGACGGGCTGCACGGGCAGGCGGTTTCAGTATTGGGGGGCAAGGCCCACATCGCCTCCAGTGCGCTACATACGCTGGGCGAGAGCGGCCACGGCATCTTCGCCGAGGCCAGCATCGGGCGCACGCCTGTTGTTGCAGTCGAGAACACCCGCGTGCTTACTGAAGGCGAGATGGCCCTGGGCGTGATCGCACGTTCGGGCGCGGTGGTGAGTTTGGCCGACAGTGAGATACGCACCACGGGTCGTGAGTCGCATGGCGTTCTGACCGGCGGCAACGGCGAGATGAGCCTGACCAACACCCACGTGCGCAGCGAAGGCGAGGGTGCGTGGGCGGCGGTGGTGAATGACAACGGCAGGCTCTCCATCGATGGCGGCTCGCTGGTCAGCGCCCAGCACGGTGGCATCTGGATGCGCAGCAGCCGCGACCCCGGCCTGACCCTGGCCAATGGCGCAGTGGTTTCCGGCGGCAATGGCATTGCACTGGCGCTGGATGCGGCCGTGGCCGGGCGCTTCGATGTGAAGCTGGACGGTGGTGCGGTGATGATCGGCGACATCGTGATCACCCCCGAGGACGAAGACGCCGGCCTGGTACCGCAGTCTGAAGTGCATGTGCAGTTGACCAACAACGCGGGCTGGTATGGTGCGTCCCATCTTGTGCAGGGCATGGCACTGGATGGCGGTAGCCAGTGGATACTCAATGGCAATGCCACCGTGCAGGAACTTGCACTGCGCGACAGCACGCTGGCCCTGTCGGATGGCAGCGGTCGCTTCAACGTGTTGACGGTGGACGGCGATCTGCACAGCGAAGGCTCCACCTTCCTGTTCAATGGCGCGCTGGCCGGTGACACTTCGGACATCGATCGCCTGCACGTGCGCGGCGATGCCAGTGGCAATGCGTCCATCGTGGTGAACAATATCGGCGGCGTGGGTGCAGCCACCTTCGACGGCATTTCGTTGATCCGCATCGACGGTGCGTCACTGGCGGACTATTCGCTGGCCGGCCGCGCCGTGGGCGGTGCGTACGAGTACTTCCTGTTCAAGGGCGGCCTGCTAGACCCGAACGATGGCAACTGGTACCTGCGTTCGCAGTGGTTCGATATCTGCGAAGAGGATCCGAATGCGCCAGGCTGTGTGGTGGACCCCGGCCCAGATCCCGACCCGGACCCGGTGGATCCGATCGATCCGATCGACCCGATCGATCCGGTAGACCCGGTCGATCCGGTCACTCCGCCGCCGGTGCTGCGCCCGGAAGCGGGTGCCTATCTGGCCAACCAGTCGGCGGCAGTGAACATGTTCGCGCACCGTCTGAGCGACCGCATGGGCGCAGTGGCAATGAGCGAGGAACGTGCTGCCTGGGCGCGCGTGGCCCGCAGCAATTCCGATTTCACTGCGGTGGGCGGGCAGCTGTCGGTGGATGGAAATACGTCCGTGATGCAGATCGGCACGGATGTGTGGCGGCGCGGCAATGCCGCACTGGGTGTGATGCTGGGCAGTGGCCGTGCGGACAATACGGTGGTTTCTGACCTGACCGGTTACAGCGCCAAGGGCCGCGTGCGCGGCACGGCGGTGGGCGTGTACGGCACCTGGCTTCAGCAGGCCGATGGCAGCGAAGGCGCGTACGTGGATGCACAGCTGCAGTACGGGCGTTTCAGCAACCGCGTGCAGGGCGTTGCGCTGGACCAGGAAAGTTACGATTCGCGCATGCGCAGCGGCTCGCTGGAGGCGGGTTACACCCTCAACGTTTGGCAGGGCGCGTCCAGCAATGTGTATGTGCAGCCGCAGATGCAGCTGACTTATACCGACTACAGCGCCGACCGACACGTGGAAAGCAACGGCACGGTGGTTGATGGCGCAGAGGCAGGCGGGCTGGCCGGACGCGTGGGTGTGCGCGCGTTCGGCCAGCACGCAGGCATGGCACGCTGGTGCAGCCGTACCTGGGCGTGA
- a CDS encoding autotransporter outer membrane beta-barrel domain-containing protein: MQPYLGVNWLRSSGRNAIDFRGETLRADLPRNRYEVQAGAELKISQRLGAWGGLSVQRGDHGYRDVGGQVGVRLAW; encoded by the coding sequence GTGCAGCCGTACCTGGGCGTGAACTGGCTGCGCAGCAGTGGCCGCAATGCCATCGACTTCCGCGGTGAAACGCTGCGGGCCGACCTGCCGCGCAACCGCTATGAGGTGCAGGCCGGTGCCGAGTTGAAGATCAGCCAGCGCCTGGGGGCGTGGGGTGGCCTGAGTGTGCAGCGCGGTGACCACGGCTACCGCGATGTGGGCGGGCAGGTGGGTGTGCGCCTGGCCTGGTAA
- a CDS encoding FAD-binding oxidoreductase, whose translation MSTALPAALVAELSALLGAEGWRMDDSALEANAQDNSWRHQRPAAVALPANIEQVQALVRACRAHGIALVARGAGSGTTGAAVPLPGSIVLSFTRMDRILEIRAGDRCAVVQPGVLNGTLQQALAPHGLFWAPDPSSAEICSVGGNLACNAGGPRAVKYGTSRDNVLGLVAVTGTGEVIRCGGAYTKDSTGYDLTHLLVGSEGTLALIVEATLKLTPLPVSQAGLRVLYRDADAAAAAVSRLMSQPVVPTRLEFMDARSLELLRLNGADVPEAGAMLLVEADGDHDTLPYLLQALASAAEGDGMIALDVAMEGRARDQLWAARKALSPALRSVAPGKINEDVVVPVSRIPDLVAGVQALARDYTLTIVTFGHAGNGNLHVNILYHPEDADENARAHAALPKIFELTLALGGTLSGEHGIGLAKRDFMAKAFSAETLAAMRAIKAALDPDGILNPGKVLPPA comes from the coding sequence ATGAGTACCGCACTGCCCGCCGCACTGGTTGCCGAACTGTCTGCCCTGCTGGGCGCAGAGGGCTGGCGCATGGACGACAGCGCGCTGGAAGCGAACGCGCAGGACAACTCATGGCGCCACCAGCGCCCGGCGGCGGTGGCGCTGCCGGCCAACATCGAACAGGTGCAGGCGCTGGTGCGTGCGTGCCGCGCGCATGGCATCGCATTGGTCGCACGCGGTGCAGGCAGCGGCACTACGGGTGCGGCGGTACCGTTGCCGGGCAGCATCGTGCTGTCGTTCACCCGCATGGACCGCATTCTTGAAATCCGCGCGGGCGACCGCTGCGCGGTGGTGCAGCCGGGCGTGTTGAACGGCACGCTGCAGCAGGCGTTGGCACCGCACGGCCTGTTCTGGGCGCCGGACCCGTCCAGCGCGGAGATCTGCAGCGTGGGCGGCAACCTGGCCTGCAACGCCGGTGGCCCGCGCGCGGTGAAGTACGGCACCAGCCGCGACAACGTGCTGGGCCTGGTAGCGGTCACCGGCACCGGCGAGGTGATCCGCTGCGGCGGCGCCTACACCAAGGATTCCACCGGTTACGACCTGACCCATCTTCTGGTCGGCAGCGAAGGCACGTTGGCACTGATCGTGGAAGCCACCTTGAAGCTGACGCCGCTGCCGGTCAGCCAGGCCGGCCTGCGCGTGCTGTACCGCGATGCCGATGCTGCAGCTGCGGCTGTGTCACGGCTGATGTCGCAGCCGGTGGTGCCCACGCGCCTGGAATTCATGGATGCACGCAGCCTTGAACTGCTGCGGCTCAACGGCGCCGACGTGCCCGAGGCCGGCGCGATGCTGCTGGTCGAAGCCGATGGTGACCACGACACCCTGCCCTACCTGCTGCAGGCACTGGCCAGCGCCGCTGAAGGCGATGGCATGATCGCGCTGGACGTGGCGATGGAAGGCCGCGCGCGCGATCAGCTGTGGGCCGCACGCAAAGCCCTGTCGCCGGCACTGCGCAGTGTCGCCCCGGGCAAGATCAACGAAGACGTGGTGGTACCGGTGTCGCGCATTCCCGATCTGGTAGCGGGCGTGCAGGCACTGGCACGCGACTACACGCTCACCATCGTCACCTTCGGCCATGCCGGCAACGGCAACCTGCACGTCAACATCCTGTACCACCCGGAAGACGCCGACGAGAATGCACGCGCACACGCCGCACTGCCGAAGATCTTCGAGTTGACGTTGGCACTGGGCGGCACGCTGTCCGGTGAGCATGGCATCGGCCTGGCCAAGCGCGATTTCATGGCCAAGGCCTTCAGCGCGGAAACGCTGGCGGCAATGCGCGCAATCAAGGCCGCGCTGGACCCGGATGGCATCCTCAACCCCGGCAAGGTGCTGCCGCCGGCGTGA
- a CDS encoding YraN family protein, with product MVAERSQRGSAVEAAAEQHLQQAGLQPRARNVRYRGGELDLVMDDAGTVVFVEVRYRARSDFGGGAASVDARKCRRLAHAAQLFLQDHPALANAPCRFDVVEASGEPPQLHWLRDAFRLDDC from the coding sequence GTGGTCGCTGAGCGCAGCCAACGTGGCTCGGCGGTGGAAGCCGCCGCCGAGCAGCATCTGCAACAGGCTGGCCTGCAGCCCCGTGCGCGCAACGTGCGCTATCGCGGCGGCGAACTGGACCTGGTGATGGACGACGCCGGCACCGTGGTGTTCGTGGAAGTGCGGTACCGCGCGCGTTCGGACTTCGGTGGCGGCGCCGCGTCGGTGGATGCGCGCAAGTGCCGGCGACTGGCGCATGCCGCGCAGCTGTTCCTGCAGGACCACCCCGCGCTGGCCAATGCGCCTTGTCGCTTCGATGTGGTCGAAGCCAGTGGCGAACCGCCGCAGCTGCACTGGCTGCGTGATGCGTTCCGGCTGGATGACTGCTGA